From a single Chitinophaga sp. Cy-1792 genomic region:
- the rlmD gene encoding 23S rRNA (uracil(1939)-C(5))-methyltransferase RlmD, with amino-acid sequence MRKKNVVLENVPVTAYAAEGKALARLDGKVIFIEGGVVPGDVVDVRLGKNKKDWAEGKVVHFHSYSDKRVTPFCAHFGTCGGCKWQMMPYSLQLEYKQQQVADHLQRIGKLELPEMSPILGSANTEHYRNKLEFTFSNKAYLTDAEIKANNGEIERKPALGFHVPKLFDKVLDINTCYLMQEPVNLIRNTIREYAIANDLTFFDIRQQEGWLRNLVVRLCTTGEIMVNLVIHYEDKANRIALLDHLLKTVPAITTVLYTVNPKKNDSIFDLEPKTYFGKGYAEEKLEDFTFKIGPKSFFQTNTYQGEVLYKVTRDFAGLTGTETVYDLYCGTGSIGIFVSRQAKKVVGIELIKEAIDDARENAAMNNVTNAEFYAGDVVDICDDAFFAHHGQPDVIITDPPRAGMHEKLVNKLLEIAAPKIVYVSCNPATQARDLALLDELYTVEKVQPVDMFPHTHHIENVVLLKKRANR; translated from the coding sequence GTGAGGAAAAAAAATGTTGTATTAGAAAATGTACCTGTCACTGCGTATGCAGCAGAAGGTAAGGCCCTGGCCCGTTTGGATGGCAAGGTCATTTTTATTGAAGGTGGCGTAGTACCCGGAGATGTGGTAGACGTCAGGCTTGGTAAGAATAAAAAAGACTGGGCAGAAGGTAAAGTTGTTCATTTCCATTCTTACTCCGACAAAAGAGTAACGCCTTTCTGTGCCCATTTCGGCACTTGTGGCGGATGTAAATGGCAGATGATGCCCTATAGCCTGCAGCTGGAATACAAGCAGCAACAGGTAGCAGATCACCTGCAACGTATCGGCAAGCTGGAACTTCCGGAAATGAGCCCTATACTGGGTTCGGCCAACACCGAGCACTACCGCAACAAGCTGGAATTTACCTTCAGTAACAAAGCCTACCTCACCGATGCGGAGATAAAAGCCAATAACGGTGAGATAGAAAGAAAACCGGCGCTGGGCTTCCACGTTCCTAAATTATTTGATAAAGTATTGGATATCAACACTTGTTATCTGATGCAGGAACCAGTAAACCTCATCCGTAATACCATCAGGGAATACGCAATTGCCAACGACCTCACATTTTTTGATATCCGCCAACAGGAAGGCTGGCTGCGTAACCTGGTTGTACGTTTGTGTACCACCGGCGAAATAATGGTTAACCTCGTTATTCATTATGAAGATAAAGCTAACCGGATCGCACTGCTGGACCACCTTTTAAAAACAGTACCGGCCATTACGACCGTTTTATATACCGTCAATCCCAAAAAGAACGATTCTATTTTCGATCTGGAACCTAAAACCTATTTTGGTAAAGGATATGCAGAAGAGAAACTGGAAGATTTCACTTTCAAGATCGGGCCTAAATCCTTCTTCCAGACCAACACCTATCAGGGTGAAGTGCTGTATAAGGTTACCCGCGATTTTGCAGGATTAACAGGTACTGAAACCGTTTATGACCTGTATTGCGGTACAGGAAGTATCGGCATCTTTGTTTCCCGTCAGGCGAAAAAAGTAGTGGGGATTGAGCTGATTAAAGAAGCCATTGACGATGCCCGTGAAAATGCGGCTATGAATAATGTCACCAATGCCGAGTTTTATGCCGGAGACGTGGTAGATATCTGTGATGATGCATTTTTTGCACACCATGGCCAGCCAGATGTAATTATCACGGACCCTCCACGTGCAGGTATGCACGAAAAACTGGTGAATAAATTACTGGAAATAGCTGCACCTAAAATCGTTTATGTAAGTTGTAATCCTGCTACACAGGCCAGAGACCTGGCTTTGCTGGATGAGCTTTATACCGTGGAAAAAGTGCAGCCTGTTGATATGTTTCCTCATACTCATCATATAGAGAATGTGGTGTTATTAAAAAAGAGAGCGAATAGATAA
- the cysS gene encoding cysteine--tRNA ligase, translated as MSELKIYNSLHRQKEVFTPIHPGHVGMYVCGPTVSGESHLGHARPYITFDVVLRYLQFLGYKVRYVRNITDAGHFEEEGREAEDKVSKKALLEKLEPMELVQKYTNLYHWAMLQFNNIEPSIEPTATGHIIEQIEMIKTIMEKGYAYEVNGSVYFDVKKYAASHDYGILSGRVLEDMLETTRELEGQDEKRNKVDFALWKKAPPEHIMRWASPWGEGFPGWHIECSAMSAKYLGDQFDIHGGGMDLQFPHHECEIAQSEIAHGEMMARYWMHNNMITINGRKMGKSYGNTLTLTEMFSGNNPQLDKAYGPMVIRFFILQTHYRSTLDFSNEALQAAEKGLNRLWAAYELSQKLTWSSDGQAINEELDKQVRRLCEECPEFMNDDFSTAKVLANLFELVPIVNSLKGGQIKMHELSEDTFRLLQETWKLYLVEILGIKMEVLGNDEDLLDGVLQMLINMRKEAKARKDYATSDKIRNELLSVGVQLKDEKDGSVSYSIQKD; from the coding sequence ATGTCAGAACTCAAAATATACAATTCACTACATCGTCAGAAAGAAGTATTTACCCCTATACATCCCGGTCACGTGGGCATGTATGTGTGCGGCCCTACTGTTTCGGGTGAGTCCCATCTCGGACATGCGCGTCCATATATCACCTTTGATGTAGTATTACGTTACCTGCAATTCCTCGGATATAAAGTTCGTTACGTACGTAATATCACTGATGCCGGCCACTTCGAAGAAGAAGGCCGTGAAGCAGAGGATAAAGTCTCTAAAAAAGCATTACTGGAGAAACTGGAGCCTATGGAGCTGGTACAGAAATATACCAATCTCTATCATTGGGCCATGCTTCAGTTCAACAATATTGAACCAAGCATCGAACCTACTGCCACCGGTCATATCATCGAACAGATTGAAATGATCAAAACCATCATGGAAAAGGGTTATGCCTATGAAGTGAATGGCAGCGTGTATTTCGATGTAAAAAAATATGCCGCTTCCCATGATTATGGTATCCTGAGTGGCCGTGTATTGGAAGATATGCTCGAAACCACCCGGGAGCTGGAAGGACAGGATGAAAAACGCAATAAAGTAGATTTCGCCCTGTGGAAAAAAGCACCACCAGAGCATATCATGCGTTGGGCAAGTCCATGGGGCGAAGGGTTCCCAGGATGGCATATTGAGTGCTCTGCAATGAGTGCCAAATACTTAGGTGATCAGTTTGATATTCATGGCGGTGGTATGGACCTTCAGTTCCCTCACCACGAGTGCGAAATTGCCCAGAGCGAGATTGCACATGGTGAAATGATGGCCCGTTACTGGATGCACAACAACATGATTACCATCAATGGCCGTAAAATGGGTAAATCTTATGGAAATACCCTGACGCTCACAGAAATGTTCTCCGGTAACAACCCTCAGCTGGATAAGGCTTATGGCCCGATGGTCATCCGTTTCTTCATCCTCCAGACGCATTACCGCAGTACGCTGGACTTCTCCAACGAGGCGTTACAGGCTGCCGAGAAAGGCTTAAATCGTCTCTGGGCTGCATATGAACTGTCGCAGAAGCTCACCTGGAGCAGCGATGGACAAGCCATCAACGAAGAACTGGACAAACAGGTACGCAGGCTTTGCGAAGAATGCCCTGAGTTCATGAACGATGACTTCAGCACCGCCAAAGTACTCGCCAATCTGTTTGAACTGGTACCTATTGTGAATTCACTGAAAGGCGGCCAGATAAAAATGCATGAACTGAGCGAGGATACTTTCCGTTTATTACAGGAAACCTGGAAACTCTACCTGGTAGAAATTCTGGGTATTAAAATGGAAGTACTGGGTAATGATGAAGATCTGCTCGATGGCGTATTGCAAATGTTGATCAACATGCGCAAAGAAGCCAAAGCCCGTAAGGACTATGCTACTTCTGACAAAATCAGAAATGAGCTGCTGTCTGTAGGTGTTCAGCTGAAGGATGAAAAAGACGGCAGTGTATCTTACAGTATTCAAAAAGACTAA
- a CDS encoding TlpA family protein disulfide reductase: protein MRRLLLLMIATLLVHGQMMAQGYQLTVKLKNYKDGKLFLGHYMGKSTFLADSADISPAGVAVLKGKTPLNAGIYLLVMPDKQRYIETLIDKHQVFEVGIDTSDFVNKTTYKNSADNDFFLAYNKFLAAQDADGKEIQAKLKAARTADDTAKVQPLQTALMTKIQDYRLKFIKEHPDNILSTIFNAMREPEVPTKPANEDSLFAYRYFKTHYWDNVDLTSDRLVRTPVLEAKLQKYFTQLVIGMPDSINVEADVMIDRTRKNKEVFKFVLWWLTYNYESSPYMGMDAVFVHLVEKYYVGGEAYWLNDEQKNKIINRAYALAPNLIGQQAAQLELKDTASQAISLYKTQAKYTILVFWDPTCGHCKIEVPRLDSAYNAKWKAQGVKMIGIKTEGSREEWISFIKDHHLKGWIHASDPQSTSNYRRLYDVYSTPVVYLLDEKKKIVAKRLGVEQLDQVLSRREDKGDKATASK, encoded by the coding sequence ATGCGAAGACTGCTGTTACTGATGATCGCTACTTTGCTGGTACACGGCCAAATGATGGCCCAGGGCTACCAGCTGACAGTTAAACTAAAGAATTATAAAGACGGGAAGCTATTCCTGGGGCATTATATGGGGAAAAGCACCTTCCTGGCTGATTCTGCTGATATTAGTCCGGCCGGAGTTGCCGTACTGAAAGGCAAGACGCCGCTAAATGCCGGTATTTACCTGCTGGTAATGCCTGATAAACAACGATATATAGAAACCCTGATCGATAAGCACCAGGTATTTGAAGTAGGTATCGATACCAGTGATTTTGTAAACAAAACCACTTATAAAAACTCTGCGGATAACGACTTCTTCCTGGCCTATAATAAGTTCCTGGCTGCCCAGGATGCGGATGGTAAAGAAATCCAGGCCAAACTGAAGGCTGCCAGAACAGCCGACGATACGGCCAAAGTACAGCCTTTACAGACCGCACTGATGACGAAAATCCAGGATTACCGTCTGAAATTTATCAAAGAGCATCCGGATAATATTCTCTCTACTATCTTCAATGCCATGCGTGAGCCTGAAGTGCCCACCAAACCGGCTAATGAAGATTCCCTTTTTGCATACAGGTATTTCAAAACACACTACTGGGATAATGTAGACCTTACCTCCGACAGGCTGGTGCGTACGCCTGTGCTGGAAGCTAAGTTGCAGAAATACTTCACCCAGCTGGTGATAGGCATGCCGGATTCTATTAATGTGGAAGCGGATGTAATGATCGATCGTACACGCAAGAATAAAGAAGTATTCAAATTTGTATTGTGGTGGCTTACATATAATTATGAGTCCTCTCCTTATATGGGTATGGATGCCGTCTTCGTTCACCTGGTAGAGAAATATTATGTTGGAGGGGAGGCTTATTGGTTAAACGACGAACAAAAAAATAAGATTATAAACAGGGCCTACGCTTTGGCGCCTAATCTGATCGGCCAGCAGGCGGCACAGCTGGAGTTGAAAGACACCGCCTCGCAAGCGATTTCATTGTATAAAACCCAGGCAAAATATACAATCCTGGTTTTCTGGGACCCTACCTGCGGGCATTGCAAAATAGAGGTGCCAAGACTTGATTCTGCCTATAATGCAAAATGGAAGGCGCAGGGCGTTAAGATGATCGGTATTAAAACGGAAGGTTCCAGGGAAGAATGGATATCCTTTATTAAAGATCATCACCTGAAGGGCTGGATACATGCATCTGATCCTCAGTCTACCAGCAATTACAGACGCTTATACGATGTATATTCTACACCGGTTGTCTACCTGCTGGATGAAAAGAAGAAAATCGTTGCCAAAAGGCTTGGCGTGGAACAGCTGGACCAGGTTTTATCCAGGAGGGAAGATAAAGGTGATAAGGCAACCGCTTCAAAATAG
- a CDS encoding porin family protein — protein sequence MKKLVLTVAALFVAIVSFGQVQWGIIAGPNFSAFKYRDFIDGNSKRNSSILTTFRGGVTVDIPLTDECGIGTGLLYEGKGGKFKDTDTKALLSYLQLPVTFQFSPEVGNGRIVLGVGPYFALGVGGNYKNTINGNVGAFDNAAGVYQLKRFDFGGTLNIGYQLPMGLYFGLNGDVSFLNSAKYTDNDRKFNNGTFGVSVGYKFHSR from the coding sequence ATGAAAAAGCTAGTGTTAACCGTTGCAGCATTGTTTGTGGCAATCGTTTCATTTGGGCAGGTACAATGGGGAATCATTGCAGGTCCAAATTTTTCTGCCTTTAAGTACAGAGATTTTATTGACGGAAACAGTAAAAGAAATAGCAGCATTCTGACAACCTTCCGCGGAGGGGTTACAGTGGATATTCCGTTAACAGATGAGTGCGGAATCGGAACAGGGTTACTATATGAAGGTAAAGGAGGTAAATTTAAAGACACAGATACAAAAGCACTATTAAGTTACCTGCAATTGCCGGTTACCTTCCAGTTTTCACCTGAAGTTGGAAATGGCCGGATAGTATTGGGTGTAGGTCCATATTTTGCACTGGGCGTAGGTGGTAATTATAAAAATACGATCAATGGTAACGTAGGTGCATTTGATAATGCCGCAGGGGTATACCAGCTGAAACGCTTTGATTTTGGAGGTACACTTAACATCGGTTATCAATTACCTATGGGTTTATATTTTGGTTTGAACGGAGATGTAAGTTTTCTTAATAGTGCGAAATATACAGATAACGATAGAAAGTTTAATAATGGAACGTTTGGTGTGTCCGTTGGATATAAATTTCACTCCAGATAA
- a CDS encoding rhomboid family intramembrane serine protease has protein sequence MHTLEKTKMSGLSLGAGKNMVTQLLVINLTVFIFLLFTKVIYQMENVGVPQFYTDIMSYLRVPSDPGLALRRPWTVLSAIFTHIEVLPVFTNMVWLWCFGSMLQHLAGYLRILPLYIFGGVVGNIFYVLGMQFIPGFQAIAGGAGAMGAAGSVMAIAIGATIIAPKYRIFPLLAGGGIPLWIITAIYLVLNIGSHFTSTGGVVFLPMLVGGGLAGWVYMSQWKKGNDLGGGFNRVSFKLSHMFHPAAEQKLPTELQEHAAATDDAEPPYKRVGKVPEQRLNEILDKINANGITSLTPEEKETLVRASNPEN, from the coding sequence ATGCATACCCTCGAAAAAACGAAGATGTCGGGCCTCTCTCTGGGAGCAGGAAAGAATATGGTAACGCAGTTACTGGTAATCAATCTGACTGTATTTATTTTTCTGTTATTCACGAAAGTGATTTATCAGATGGAAAATGTGGGTGTACCACAATTCTACACGGATATCATGTCCTACCTGCGGGTTCCTTCAGATCCCGGGTTGGCTTTGCGTAGACCATGGACAGTGCTAAGCGCTATCTTCACTCATATTGAAGTGTTACCTGTATTTACCAATATGGTTTGGTTATGGTGTTTTGGCTCTATGCTGCAGCACCTGGCTGGTTATCTGCGTATCCTGCCTTTGTATATTTTCGGGGGGGTAGTAGGTAATATTTTTTATGTACTGGGTATGCAGTTTATTCCCGGCTTCCAGGCAATTGCCGGTGGTGCCGGTGCTATGGGCGCAGCAGGTAGTGTAATGGCAATAGCCATAGGTGCTACCATCATTGCTCCTAAGTACCGTATATTCCCACTCCTGGCAGGTGGCGGTATTCCTCTCTGGATTATTACCGCTATTTACCTCGTGCTCAACATAGGTTCCCATTTCACCAGTACCGGCGGCGTGGTATTTCTGCCTATGCTGGTTGGTGGCGGCCTCGCAGGCTGGGTTTATATGTCGCAATGGAAAAAAGGCAATGACCTGGGTGGTGGTTTCAACAGAGTATCTTTCAAACTTTCCCATATGTTCCATCCGGCGGCTGAACAAAAACTGCCAACCGAACTGCAGGAACACGCAGCAGCAACCGATGACGCAGAACCTCCTTACAAAAGAGTGGGCAAAGTTCCGGAACAACGGCTGAATGAAATTCTTGATAAAATAAATGCCAACGGCATTACATCACTTACTCCTGAAGAAAAGGAAACCCTGGTACGTGCCAGCAATCCTGAAAATTAA
- a CDS encoding M28 family peptidase, with amino-acid sequence MRKALIALMALAMTAGACQQNGKSSEDNNSDSTGASKVAKIEAPVPAFSADSAYAFTDKQVSFGPRIPNTPAQEKCADWIIGKLKQWADTVYIQRTTVIGPKGEKLPCINIVGSFNPANKQRVLLLTHWDTRPYADEDAFDKKKKLDGADDGASGVGVLLETARQFHAQKPEAGVDLLFVDVEDYGIPSDENSFCLGTQYWAKNPHVPGYKANYGILLDMVGGRNSTFYMEGSSKQYAMGPMKLFWDAANKIGYSDFFRYEDYGSYITDDHIPVNTIAKIPTFDIIAWQQTGQFPAHWHTTNDNMSVIDKRTLQAVGQTILQVIYTQPFSY; translated from the coding sequence ATGCGCAAAGCTCTTATCGCTTTAATGGCGCTGGCTATGACAGCCGGCGCCTGTCAGCAAAACGGCAAATCATCTGAGGACAACAATTCCGATAGCACAGGAGCAAGTAAAGTAGCCAAAATAGAAGCACCTGTACCTGCTTTCTCTGCTGATTCGGCCTACGCTTTCACCGACAAACAGGTTAGCTTCGGGCCAAGAATCCCGAATACCCCTGCACAGGAAAAATGTGCGGACTGGATTATCGGCAAGCTGAAACAATGGGCAGACACCGTGTATATTCAACGTACCACCGTTATCGGTCCGAAAGGCGAAAAACTCCCTTGTATCAATATCGTGGGCAGTTTCAATCCGGCCAACAAACAACGCGTATTGTTGCTGACGCACTGGGATACCCGTCCCTACGCCGATGAAGACGCTTTCGATAAGAAGAAAAAGCTGGATGGCGCCGACGATGGCGCGAGTGGCGTAGGTGTATTACTGGAAACTGCCCGTCAGTTCCATGCACAGAAGCCGGAAGCCGGTGTTGATCTGCTCTTTGTTGATGTGGAAGATTATGGTATTCCTTCAGATGAGAACTCTTTCTGTCTGGGTACCCAATACTGGGCTAAAAACCCGCATGTTCCGGGATATAAAGCCAATTATGGCATTTTGCTGGACATGGTTGGTGGCCGTAATTCAACATTCTACATGGAAGGTTCTTCCAAGCAATATGCAATGGGCCCGATGAAACTGTTCTGGGATGCAGCCAACAAGATTGGTTATTCCGACTTTTTCAGGTACGAAGATTATGGTTCTTATATTACAGATGACCATATTCCCGTAAATACAATAGCGAAGATCCCTACATTCGATATTATCGCCTGGCAGCAGACAGGGCAGTTTCCTGCACACTGGCATACTACCAACGACAATATGAGTGTGATCGACAAGCGTACGTTACAGGCAGTAGGTCAGACCATACTGCAGGTAATCTATACGCAGCCTTTCAGCTACTAA
- a CDS encoding alpha-ketoglutarate-dependent dioxygenase AlkB, with the protein MSLQGSLFEAENTGKEIILIADELIYYPQFFSIADSNRYWQILLDTINWKQASMMMYGREVLFPRLMAWYGDAATSYGFSGNTFTPNPWTDTLLEIKERIRQVSESPFNSVLLNYYRNGNDSMGWHADDEPELGQNPVIASINFGATRRFLLRQTKNHSVKHEIAMQHGSLLLMKGTLQHHWEHQVPKTAKPVEGRINLTFRYIYT; encoded by the coding sequence ATGAGCCTGCAGGGAAGTTTATTTGAAGCCGAAAACACCGGTAAGGAAATCATCCTGATAGCGGATGAGCTGATTTACTATCCGCAATTTTTTTCAATTGCAGATAGCAATCGCTACTGGCAGATATTGCTTGATACCATTAACTGGAAACAGGCGTCCATGATGATGTATGGCCGCGAGGTTTTGTTTCCCAGGTTAATGGCCTGGTACGGAGATGCCGCCACCTCTTATGGTTTCTCCGGAAATACATTTACACCGAATCCCTGGACGGATACGCTGCTCGAGATAAAGGAGCGTATCCGGCAGGTATCGGAATCTCCCTTCAACAGCGTTCTGCTGAATTATTACCGTAACGGAAACGACTCTATGGGCTGGCATGCAGATGACGAGCCGGAGTTAGGTCAAAACCCCGTAATTGCCTCCATAAACTTTGGCGCCACACGCCGCTTCCTGCTCCGACAAACAAAGAACCATTCTGTAAAACATGAAATTGCGATGCAACATGGTTCTCTCCTGCTCATGAAAGGAACCTTGCAACATCATTGGGAACACCAGGTCCCCAAAACGGCCAAACCTGTTGAAGGCCGTATCAACCTGACGTTCCGTTACATATATACTTAA
- a CDS encoding endonuclease/exonuclease/phosphatase family protein: MKTFLRFLLICVNILVPLALLAATFFPFIDPHGFWPAGFAGLTFPVFFLLNLLLLPLWIILRKKYWLLPVLALLFSADAVLRTWAIHPFRENKMDKTYGSKEFTVMTYNTSNMGLLYYKDVKPVRSNVYNTVVYAQADILCLQEFYTNDWKEQSNNIDSIRMKAGYEHYYFTNDKTHWDTWHYGIALFSHHPILNATTIPCGYSSNGSGSSFLQADLLVNQDTIRVITVQLASYMFTRAEFREMYNFKQGMVEHKEDIKNLARKMKMTFTRRSDQARQLRALITASPYPLIVCGDFNDTPVSYTYQTVAAPLQDAFLRCGSGWGRTMSYMSPSLRIDYILPSKQFEIEACDAIRVADSEHFPVIARLLLKK; encoded by the coding sequence ATGAAAACGTTCCTTCGTTTCCTCCTGATCTGTGTCAATATACTTGTACCGCTGGCTTTACTGGCGGCGACCTTCTTCCCTTTTATAGATCCGCATGGCTTCTGGCCCGCCGGATTTGCCGGACTTACCTTCCCGGTATTTTTCTTACTAAATCTTCTCCTGCTCCCCCTCTGGATAATATTAAGAAAAAAATACTGGCTGTTACCGGTACTGGCATTGCTTTTCTCAGCCGATGCAGTGCTTAGAACCTGGGCCATACACCCTTTCAGGGAAAACAAGATGGATAAAACCTATGGTAGCAAGGAGTTTACCGTTATGACCTATAATACCAGCAATATGGGGCTGTTGTATTATAAAGATGTAAAACCGGTGAGAAGCAATGTCTATAATACCGTCGTTTATGCGCAGGCAGATATCCTTTGCCTCCAGGAGTTTTACACCAACGACTGGAAAGAACAGTCCAATAATATCGACAGTATCCGCATGAAGGCGGGCTATGAACATTATTATTTCACGAACGATAAAACCCACTGGGATACTTGGCACTATGGAATTGCCCTGTTTTCCCATCATCCTATTCTGAATGCGACCACTATTCCCTGCGGTTACAGCTCGAATGGCAGTGGCAGCAGCTTTTTACAGGCAGATCTGCTGGTAAACCAGGATACCATCCGGGTAATTACGGTTCAACTGGCATCGTACATGTTTACCAGGGCTGAGTTTAGAGAGATGTACAACTTCAAACAGGGCATGGTAGAGCATAAGGAAGATATTAAGAACCTGGCCAGGAAGATGAAGATGACATTTACCCGAAGGTCGGATCAGGCACGCCAGTTGAGGGCACTGATAACCGCTAGTCCTTACCCGTTGATTGTTTGCGGAGATTTTAACGATACGCCGGTGTCCTATACCTATCAAACGGTGGCAGCACCGCTGCAGGATGCGTTTCTCCGCTGTGGCAGCGGCTGGGGCCGGACGATGTCGTATATGTCGCCCAGCCTGCGGATAGATTACATTCTCCCTTCAAAACAGTTTGAAATTGAGGCCTGTGATGCCATTCGTGTAGCGGACTCAGAGCATTTCCCTGTAATCGCCCGACTGCTATTGAAAAAATAG
- a CDS encoding endonuclease/exonuclease/phosphatase family protein gives MRFLRLFTKGFFVILNIALVILFLAACLAPYISPAWFWPISFLTLAFPFLLGLLVVFMLAWLVFNYRYALLSVIAILLGWKSISAFVAFNMPSGNKPKPATESITVMSYNVSQFGLYKERDSKYNRQAMFALIKKQEPDIACFQDFYTAERKNDFNNREDISHEMNLPYRFFSSDFNRNGNQHWGSIIYSKYPIIASDKVKMSEGPLSESLIYADIVRDGDTIRIVNMHLESYRFNQKDYKAIKKIRNQQDTGLVATKSIVQKMREAYIRRSQQADIVGNFVRQSPYPVIVCGDFNDTPASYTYFKIRGNLQDAFLQKGLGIGRTFSGLAPTLRIDYIFVSPYFKVNSFRKINSDLSDHYPVISNLSIVGEKPAADMAK, from the coding sequence GTGCGATTCTTAAGACTTTTTACAAAAGGATTTTTTGTAATACTGAATATCGCCCTGGTTATATTATTTCTGGCAGCCTGCCTGGCACCCTATATCTCGCCAGCCTGGTTCTGGCCCATCAGTTTTCTGACGCTGGCGTTCCCGTTTTTGCTGGGGTTGCTGGTGGTGTTTATGCTGGCCTGGTTAGTTTTTAATTATCGATATGCGCTACTTTCCGTTATTGCAATATTGTTAGGCTGGAAATCGATTAGTGCATTTGTCGCCTTCAATATGCCGTCAGGAAATAAACCGAAACCTGCCACGGAAAGTATCACGGTAATGAGCTATAATGTAAGCCAGTTCGGCCTTTATAAGGAGCGGGACAGTAAATATAACCGTCAGGCAATGTTTGCGCTTATAAAAAAACAGGAGCCGGATATCGCCTGCTTCCAGGATTTCTATACCGCTGAAAGAAAAAATGATTTCAATAACCGGGAAGATATCTCACATGAGATGAATCTCCCATACAGGTTCTTCTCCAGTGATTTTAACCGTAATGGTAATCAGCACTGGGGTTCTATCATTTATTCCAAATACCCTATCATTGCATCAGATAAGGTAAAGATGAGTGAGGGGCCCCTGAGTGAGAGCCTGATTTACGCAGATATTGTGCGGGATGGTGATACGATCCGGATTGTTAATATGCACCTGGAGTCGTACCGCTTTAATCAAAAGGATTATAAGGCCATCAAAAAAATCAGGAACCAGCAGGACACGGGCCTGGTAGCTACCAAAAGTATTGTGCAAAAGATGCGTGAGGCGTATATTCGTCGCAGTCAGCAAGCCGATATTGTGGGTAATTTTGTCAGACAAAGCCCTTATCCTGTAATTGTTTGTGGAGATTTTAACGATACACCTGCATCTTATACCTACTTTAAGATAAGAGGCAACTTACAGGACGCTTTCCTGCAGAAAGGATTAGGAATAGGCCGCACTTTCAGCGGACTGGCTCCTACCCTTCGCATCGATTATATTTTTGTTAGTCCTTATTTCAAGGTCAACAGTTTCCGGAAAATAAATTCCGATCTTTCTGATCACTACCCGGTGATTTCCAACCTGAGTATCGTTGGCGAAAAACCGGCAGCAGACATGGCTAAATAA
- a CDS encoding rhomboid family intramembrane serine protease, with product MNNAFRPRGFHIPTVIKNLLIINGLVWLIQVTLIYRFNYNLSDLFALHYWKSDLFRPWQFVTHLFMHDTTGVGHIGMNMLTLWFFGSTLEDYWGSKRFLLFYLICGMGAAFCYMGWLTYDNIKLTHEAEAFLNNPTLNNFVILDNRYDLGLLLQNYYNMSGMREAIGNHDPAAISIAKDLVYNLVAAYRDMPMVGASGAIYGILFAFGYMFPNDYIYLFFPVKVKYVVGIMIAMELVHQLQSTSGDNVAHVAHLGGALFAFLLLRNWNRKLL from the coding sequence ATGAATAATGCATTTAGGCCCAGAGGTTTTCACATACCTACTGTCATTAAGAATCTGTTAATCATCAATGGATTGGTATGGCTGATTCAGGTAACCCTGATATACAGGTTCAACTATAACCTGTCGGACCTCTTTGCATTGCATTACTGGAAATCAGATCTGTTCAGGCCATGGCAATTTGTAACACACCTGTTCATGCACGATACTACCGGCGTGGGACATATCGGGATGAACATGCTTACATTGTGGTTTTTTGGCAGCACCCTGGAAGATTATTGGGGTTCCAAACGATTCCTGTTGTTCTACCTGATATGTGGCATGGGAGCCGCTTTCTGCTATATGGGATGGCTCACCTACGATAATATTAAGCTGACGCATGAGGCGGAAGCCTTCCTGAACAATCCTACCCTTAATAATTTTGTCATCCTGGACAATCGTTATGACCTGGGCTTACTATTGCAGAATTATTATAATATGAGCGGCATGCGGGAAGCGATCGGCAATCACGACCCGGCAGCTATCTCTATTGCTAAAGATCTCGTCTATAACCTGGTGGCCGCTTACCGCGATATGCCAATGGTAGGCGCTTCGGGAGCTATCTATGGTATTCTGTTTGCTTTTGGTTACATGTTCCCTAATGATTATATCTACCTGTTTTTTCCTGTAAAGGTGAAATATGTGGTAGGTATTATGATTGCAATGGAACTGGTGCATCAGCTGCAGAGCACATCAGGCGATAACGTAGCGCATGTGGCCCACCTTGGTGGTGCTTTGTTTGCGTTTTTACTGCTCCGGAACTGGAACAGGAAATTGTTGTAA